AGAAAAAACAGGAAAAACCGTGGAAGTCATGGTCTACGGGGATGGAGCATTTAAAGATCCTGTGGGTAAAATTTGGGAACTTGCTGATCCGGTTGTATCACCTGCCTACACATCTGGGCTTAATGGGACACCGAATGAAATTAAATTAAAATATCTTGCTGATAATAATTTTGCTCATTTAAGAGGAGAAGAATTAAAACAAGCCATCTCTGAGTATATTCATAATAAAGATGAAGACCTTGTCGGAGCGATGGAATCACAAGGAACCACACCGAGAAAACTTACTGACCTAATCGGTTCCCTATCTGATTTAACATCAGGTAGCGGAGACAAAGGAACACCAATCGTCTACATCCAAGGTTATTTCGATAATTATACAGAATAAGGGAGGTGCCAGGCACCATCCAGAAAATGGATGGTGCCTGGCACTTTAAATTGGGGGAGATCGAAATGATTGATTCTATTGTGAAATCATTGGAAAATATGTTTACGGAAACGGTTTCGTTAAGAAGATATTTTCATCAATTTCCCGAATTATCTTTTGAGGAAGAAAATACACCGAAAAAAATTGCTGAATATTTAAACTCTTTAGGAATTAAAGTGCGAACTGATGTGGGAGGGCGCGGGGTTGTCGGAGTTATAGAAGGGAAGTATCCGGGGAAGACGGTTGCTTTACGCGCAGATTTTGATGCATTAGCTATTCAGGATCAAAAGGAAGTGGAGTACAAATCAAAGGTGCCAGGGAAAATGCATGCATGTGGACATGATGGTCATACGGCGGCCCTTTTGTCAGTGGCGAAGGTTTTGCAAGAACATCGTGACCATATAAAAGGGAAAGTGGTGCTCATTCATCAATTCGCTGAGGAGATTACCCCAGGTGGAGCCATATCAATGATTGAAGACGGTTGCTTAGATGGAGTGGATGCGATTTTTGGCACACATCTTTGGTCCACGATTCCTGTTGGAAAAATTGGTTTCCACTCGGGCCCTATTATGGCTGCTGCAGATAAATTTACAGTGGAAATTCAAGGGGAAGGAGGGCATGGTGGTCAGCCACATAGAACGTGTGACCCTATTATTTTGGCGACAAACTATATTCAGATGTTGCAGCAAATTGTCAGTCGCAATATCGACCCGCTGTCATCGGCTGTCATTAGTGTATGTACGATTCACTCAGGTTCCTCTTTCAATGTGATCCCCGAGAAGGTTCAATTATCTGGAACGGTCCGGACATTTGATGTAGAAGTTCAGGAGATTGTTTTTAATAGGATGGAAACTTTATTAAAAACACTTTGCGAAGGAGCAGGGGCTTCTTATACGTTTGAATTTGAAAAAGGATACCCACCCGTCATTAATCATCAAGAGGAAACCCAATTTGCAATGAAATGCGCACAACAATTGTTAGGAGAAGAGAAGGTCTTTGACTACCAACCGCAAATGGCTGGTGAAGACTTTTCTTATTACTTACAAAAGGTTCCTGGGACATTCTTTTTCACAGGCGCCGGAAATCCGGAAATAGGAGCAAAATATCCTCATCACCATCCGAAATTTGATATTGACGAAAAAGCATTACTATATGCAGCTCAGGTTTTGGCGATAGTTGCTGTGCAATATTTAGAAAAACATGAGGGGAAGATTAAATAGGGGCTAGGATCCATCTGTTTTTCAGGTGGATCCTGACATTT
This Oikeobacillus pervagus DNA region includes the following protein-coding sequences:
- a CDS encoding M20 metallopeptidase family protein — encoded protein: MIDSIVKSLENMFTETVSLRRYFHQFPELSFEEENTPKKIAEYLNSLGIKVRTDVGGRGVVGVIEGKYPGKTVALRADFDALAIQDQKEVEYKSKVPGKMHACGHDGHTAALLSVAKVLQEHRDHIKGKVVLIHQFAEEITPGGAISMIEDGCLDGVDAIFGTHLWSTIPVGKIGFHSGPIMAAADKFTVEIQGEGGHGGQPHRTCDPIILATNYIQMLQQIVSRNIDPLSSAVISVCTIHSGSSFNVIPEKVQLSGTVRTFDVEVQEIVFNRMETLLKTLCEGAGASYTFEFEKGYPPVINHQEETQFAMKCAQQLLGEEKVFDYQPQMAGEDFSYYLQKVPGTFFFTGAGNPEIGAKYPHHHPKFDIDEKALLYAAQVLAIVAVQYLEKHEGKIK